In a single window of the Caldibacillus debilis DSM 16016 genome:
- a CDS encoding FbpB family small basic protein yields MRKLKRLSFTELVQANKTEILKNQKELEKIEKMIENKMLRKSN; encoded by the coding sequence ATGAGGAAGTTGAAAAGGCTTTCTTTCACGGAATTGGTTCAGGCAAACAAAACGGAAATCCTGAAAAACCAAAAAGAACTGGAAAAGATTGAAAAAATGATCGAAAATAAGATGTTGCGAAAATCCAATTGA